Proteins encoded by one window of Leptospira barantonii:
- a CDS encoding bactofilin family protein, whose product MALVKNSSEVTNSTIGENSYFSGKFFINGSLKIDGKFEGKSLQAEQLYIGVTGKVKTNITAASVIIEGIVIGNITARNRVMLLPTSKILGDIRTPELIIQNGVILEGRCMISNDLKHSAKDLIDLEYSKDSLSVEKIFGKQSGTTKE is encoded by the coding sequence ATGGCACTCGTTAAAAATTCATCCGAAGTTACGAACTCCACCATCGGAGAAAATTCCTACTTCAGCGGAAAATTCTTTATCAACGGATCTCTTAAGATCGACGGAAAATTCGAAGGTAAGTCCTTACAAGCGGAACAGCTTTATATCGGCGTTACCGGTAAGGTAAAAACCAACATCACCGCCGCCAGCGTTATCATCGAAGGAATCGTAATCGGAAACATCACAGCAAGAAACAGAGTGATGCTTCTTCCTACTTCTAAAATTCTCGGGGACATCCGCACTCCGGAGTTGATCATCCAGAACGGAGTGATCCTCGAAGGACGTTGTATGATCTCCAACGACCTCAAACATTCCGCAAAAGATCTGATCGATCTCGAGTATTCCAAGGATTCTCTCAGCGTGGAAAAAATCTTCGGTAAACAATCCGGAACCACAAAAGAATAA
- a CDS encoding tetratricopeptide repeat protein produces MNPLYLQSFGESEEAKKHFLTAYEYQTKGNLKLASKHYRKSIAVKPTAEAWTFLGWSYSLAGKLDRAIEFCKTAIETDPTLGNPYNDIGVYLLQQKRYQDALPWFEKAKSAPRYEVPVYPYFNAASCLEILGHIELARLEYEKAIQIQPNYPPANLALKRIYIRYN; encoded by the coding sequence ATGAATCCACTCTATTTACAATCGTTCGGAGAATCGGAAGAAGCTAAGAAACATTTTTTAACCGCCTATGAATATCAAACCAAAGGCAATCTCAAGCTCGCTTCCAAACACTATAGAAAGTCCATCGCGGTTAAACCCACCGCCGAAGCGTGGACGTTCTTGGGTTGGTCCTATTCCCTTGCGGGAAAATTGGATCGTGCTATCGAATTCTGTAAAACCGCGATCGAGACGGATCCTACATTAGGAAATCCTTATAATGACATCGGGGTTTATCTGCTTCAGCAAAAACGATATCAGGACGCTCTTCCTTGGTTCGAGAAGGCGAAATCGGCTCCTCGTTACGAGGTTCCGGTTTATCCTTATTTCAATGCGGCTTCTTGTCTCGAGATTTTAGGTCATATCGAGCTGGCGCGTTTGGAATACGAAAAGGCCATTCAGATCCAGCCGAATTATCCGCCTGCCAATCTCGCCTTGAAGCGGATTTATATTCGTTACAACTGA
- a CDS encoding PdxA family dehydrogenase: MNRILITEGDPCGIGPEIFLHSLSLLKKISKTRPIVYFHSGKFPLPKEFVSIQTAGAVDTADAAETSSQILKKGLFAVSHNALTKKETASLKFGKPSVLSGKSALASLALAVQFQKEGGGDLITLPLSKEWVIASGASTFRGHTEFLAEEYKTKTFMLMSGKDLQVLPLTTHVPLVRVPEFLKEIDLVSLADSILSCEKIDRKKPVAFLGLNPHAGEGGKVGKEEAEILEPMISFLKKKGLKVEGPLSADSMFGDSARKKFGLHLACYHDQGLIPFKMWEGKNGVNLTLGLPFIRVSPDHGTAFDIAGKGLADPASFVECLHRVVR, encoded by the coding sequence GTGAACCGGATCCTGATTACAGAAGGCGACCCTTGTGGAATCGGACCGGAGATCTTCCTCCATTCACTTTCTCTTTTAAAAAAAATCTCCAAAACAAGACCGATCGTTTACTTTCATTCGGGTAAGTTTCCGCTTCCGAAAGAATTCGTTTCGATCCAAACGGCGGGTGCGGTGGATACTGCGGATGCCGCCGAAACATCGTCTCAAATTTTGAAAAAGGGTTTGTTTGCGGTTTCGCATAACGCGCTTACCAAAAAAGAAACCGCTTCTCTGAAGTTCGGCAAACCGTCCGTATTATCCGGCAAGTCCGCCTTGGCTTCTCTTGCGCTCGCGGTGCAGTTTCAAAAAGAAGGGGGAGGGGATCTCATCACTCTTCCGCTCAGTAAGGAATGGGTGATCGCATCGGGGGCTTCTACCTTTCGCGGTCATACCGAATTCTTAGCCGAAGAATACAAAACGAAAACCTTCATGCTCATGTCCGGAAAGGATCTTCAGGTTCTTCCGTTGACGACTCACGTTCCTTTGGTGCGCGTTCCCGAGTTCTTGAAAGAAATCGATCTTGTTTCGCTTGCGGATTCCATTCTTTCCTGTGAGAAGATCGATCGTAAAAAACCGGTCGCATTTTTGGGTCTCAATCCTCACGCGGGAGAAGGGGGCAAGGTCGGAAAGGAAGAAGCCGAAATTCTCGAGCCTATGATCTCGTTTTTAAAAAAGAAGGGTTTGAAAGTGGAAGGTCCCTTGTCCGCCGATTCCATGTTTGGCGATTCCGCGAGAAAAAAATTCGGTCTTCATCTTGCTTGTTATCACGATCAAGGTTTGATTCCTTTTAAAATGTGGGAAGGAAAGAATGGGGTCAATCTGACTCTGGGTCTTCCGTTTATCCGGGTTTCTCCCGATCACGGAACCGCGTTTGATATCGCCGGGAAAGGGCTTGCAGATCCGGCCAGCTTTGTAGAATGTCTGCACCGAGTTGTGAGGTAG
- the dapB gene encoding 4-hydroxy-tetrahydrodipicolinate reductase, translating into MSEQKFQIALIGGSGRMGRAIITVLSSSNKSSLSSAVVSGGSVFHGMDSGLHSGIKQNGVNFTSDIESAIKGADCVIDFSTHQNLDLTLKACVSLKKPVVVGTTGLTELQKDSLKVASKEIAIVYSPNMSIGVNLLFKLTEIAAKVMGEISDIEIQDIHHRHKKDSPSGTAEKLKNILLETLGRTEKNVVHGRHGILKERDPKEIGIHTLRAGEVIGDHTVYFFTPEERIEITHKAQDRKTFAVGSVHAAEFLVGRKPGLYDMFAVLGL; encoded by the coding sequence ATGTCGGAACAAAAGTTTCAGATCGCTCTCATCGGAGGATCGGGAAGAATGGGTCGCGCCATCATCACCGTTCTTTCTTCGTCGAATAAATCCTCTCTTTCCTCCGCGGTCGTAAGCGGAGGTTCCGTGTTTCACGGAATGGATTCCGGTTTGCATTCCGGAATCAAACAAAACGGAGTGAACTTTACTTCCGACATAGAATCCGCGATCAAAGGTGCGGATTGTGTCATCGACTTCAGCACACATCAGAACTTGGATTTGACCCTCAAAGCCTGCGTTTCTTTGAAAAAACCGGTGGTCGTAGGAACGACCGGGCTTACCGAACTGCAAAAGGATTCCTTGAAAGTCGCGTCGAAGGAAATCGCGATCGTATATTCTCCAAACATGTCGATCGGCGTGAACTTGTTGTTCAAGTTAACCGAAATCGCGGCCAAGGTTATGGGAGAAATCTCGGACATAGAAATCCAAGACATCCATCATCGTCATAAAAAAGATTCTCCGTCGGGAACCGCCGAGAAGTTAAAGAACATCCTTCTGGAAACGTTAGGCAGAACCGAGAAGAACGTGGTTCACGGACGACACGGAATTCTAAAAGAAAGGGACCCGAAAGAAATCGGAATTCATACTCTGCGTGCGGGAGAAGTGATCGGAGATCATACCGTTTATTTTTTCACTCCCGAAGAAAGAATCGAAATCACACACAAGGCTCAGGACCGCAAAACATTCGCGGTCGGATCGGTGCACGCGGCCGAATTTTTAGTGGGACGTAAACCCGGACTTTACGATATGTTTGCCGTATTAGGATTGTAA
- a CDS encoding tetratricopeptide repeat protein, with product MQILEKEKTNDVWTEFTLSSHAEKTSVEERILPVLSKKKKSEGPAPRNPEIIRLKSKILEYFSGALNQFHSPFSNIRIDLLGEFRFHSDATSPFEEEGLSEREKNLLKIFFEELLDKALEEHQADPEVFQVLESFLLHEQELDEYQDLTGVYDQDLPFIVEAKQLLALMGKIEYSEFLKDKGESRFQKYGALWKFGGLSVEDRETIYDLVVTGQEPGLLGLAWLLFKHETTGFRTVFPIERRILTMIESLNSDEKESFFKAYSSRHGYLENYFVLKRIRPQEYRKAWLEGEKQKNGRSVLLGSLQENILAGQDESLEKRYAILKQNHLVYTLSPFELLILLNSTESSNVQKEIGGVEERLPDSYLTRRARAVLHFFKKDFEKYLEAAEHCGRFRYSPEMLYLQGLSFVEMGRTDEGLGLLESLLLKFPDSDYLRLVLERYKKN from the coding sequence ATGCAAATCCTGGAAAAAGAAAAAACGAACGATGTCTGGACCGAGTTTACTCTTTCTTCGCACGCGGAAAAAACTTCCGTGGAAGAGAGGATTCTTCCCGTTCTTTCCAAGAAAAAAAAATCGGAAGGACCCGCTCCCCGCAATCCTGAAATCATCCGTCTTAAATCCAAAATCCTGGAATATTTTTCGGGAGCGTTGAACCAGTTTCATTCTCCCTTTTCCAACATAAGAATCGATCTTCTCGGAGAATTCCGTTTTCATTCCGACGCGACTTCTCCTTTCGAAGAGGAAGGACTTTCCGAACGGGAAAAAAATCTTTTGAAGATTTTTTTCGAGGAACTTTTGGACAAGGCCTTGGAAGAACACCAAGCCGACCCCGAGGTTTTTCAGGTTTTGGAATCCTTTCTTCTGCACGAACAGGAACTCGACGAATATCAGGATCTGACCGGAGTATACGATCAGGATCTTCCGTTTATCGTGGAAGCGAAACAACTCCTCGCGCTTATGGGAAAAATTGAATATTCGGAATTTCTAAAGGACAAGGGAGAATCCCGTTTTCAAAAATACGGAGCGCTTTGGAAGTTCGGCGGCCTAAGCGTCGAAGACCGAGAAACGATTTATGATCTCGTCGTGACCGGACAAGAACCGGGTTTGCTCGGACTCGCTTGGCTTCTTTTTAAACACGAGACAACCGGTTTTAGAACCGTGTTTCCGATCGAAAGAAGAATTCTTACGATGATCGAAAGTCTGAACTCCGACGAAAAAGAATCCTTCTTTAAGGCGTATTCTTCCCGTCACGGTTATCTGGAGAACTACTTCGTATTAAAAAGAATCCGTCCACAGGAATACAGAAAGGCTTGGCTCGAAGGAGAAAAACAAAAGAACGGAAGATCGGTTCTTCTCGGTTCTCTTCAGGAAAATATTCTCGCGGGTCAGGACGAATCCTTAGAGAAACGTTATGCGATCTTGAAACAGAATCATCTTGTTTATACTTTAAGTCCTTTCGAACTTTTGATCCTTTTGAATTCCACCGAATCCTCGAACGTTCAAAAGGAAATCGGAGGAGTGGAAGAACGACTTCCCGATTCTTATCTGACAAGACGAGCACGCGCCGTGCTTCATTTTTTCAAAAAGGATTTCGAGAAATACCTGGAAGCCGCGGAACACTGCGGTCGTTTTCGATATTCTCCGGAGATGCTTTATCTGCAAGGTTTGTCCTTTGTGGAAATGGGCCGGACCGACGAAGGCCTCGGACTTTTGGAAAGTCTTCTGCTGAAGTTTCCTGATTCGGATTATCTCCGTTTGGTTTTGGAACGATATAAGAAGAATTGA
- a CDS encoding CdaR family protein, with the protein MKRIFNNWQAKLGSLILAIVFYVNLQNSKILVKEIHVPVEYPKLSGSLNVSRLSDKTVPVKVEGVREYVNYYSQFMKAHVNASELKAGENLVSVYRISGAPAGLRITKLKDKVKIIVESTSGRTLPIDVRFTGDLPPNYVKTSHFVSPSVLHVSGPPGILDDLGKINIPPISLKDKTESFTIKHKLPEFPATVRVRDNVKEVTVRVNVFASASNAGETLLLGIPIKCQSLDKNLEAEFSEPEVSVKLQSKTPLKSIQVIKGLSASVVCSHKYDPKTKKILPDNKPAFAKIRLNKAPSLKAVDILGVFPDRISILYKIKPDQNKSGSGEESDTGDEENTIEPDSNPELIEEE; encoded by the coding sequence TTGAAACGAATTTTCAACAACTGGCAGGCCAAACTCGGATCTTTGATCCTTGCGATCGTATTCTATGTTAATTTACAAAATTCTAAAATACTCGTAAAAGAAATTCACGTTCCCGTGGAATATCCGAAACTCAGCGGTTCTTTGAACGTGTCCAGACTTTCGGACAAAACCGTTCCGGTAAAAGTGGAAGGTGTGCGCGAATACGTGAATTATTATTCTCAGTTTATGAAGGCGCACGTCAACGCGAGCGAACTCAAAGCGGGGGAGAATCTTGTTTCCGTTTATAGAATTTCCGGGGCTCCCGCCGGTTTGCGAATCACCAAACTCAAGGACAAGGTGAAGATCATCGTGGAATCGACTTCGGGAAGAACGCTTCCGATCGACGTTCGATTCACGGGGGATCTTCCGCCTAACTACGTCAAGACGAGCCATTTCGTTTCTCCTTCGGTGCTTCACGTGAGCGGACCTCCTGGAATTTTGGACGATCTCGGAAAAATCAACATTCCTCCGATTTCTCTCAAGGACAAAACGGAATCCTTTACGATCAAACACAAACTGCCCGAATTTCCGGCAACGGTTCGAGTTCGAGACAACGTAAAAGAAGTTACGGTTCGGGTGAACGTATTCGCAAGCGCGTCTAACGCGGGCGAAACTCTTTTACTCGGAATTCCGATCAAATGTCAAAGTTTGGATAAGAATCTCGAAGCGGAATTTTCCGAGCCCGAGGTTTCGGTCAAACTTCAATCCAAAACCCCTCTGAAAAGTATCCAAGTCATCAAAGGACTTTCGGCGAGCGTGGTCTGTTCTCATAAATACGATCCTAAGACAAAAAAGATTCTTCCCGATAACAAACCCGCGTTTGCGAAGATTCGTCTAAACAAGGCGCCTTCTTTGAAAGCGGTGGACATTCTCGGAGTTTTTCCGGATCGGATTTCCATTCTTTATAAGATCAAACCCGATCAGAATAAATCCGGAAGCGGGGAAGAATCGGATACGGGAGACGAGGAGAATACGATCGAACCGGATTCCAATCCGGAACTGATCGAGGAAGAATGA
- the cdaA gene encoding diadenylate cyclase CdaA, producing MFFFKNISLFPLGKNPFIIIVDVIIVSVLIYQFYTTIRRTRGIQLLLGVALIWLLGIFASYFELELLDWIIENIRPALVFAIIVLLQPELRKITADLSRMKIFQPFLLKQMTDLEEISEAVKILAKNKTGSLIAIVRENSLKEIIDQSVQLDAIISTSLLLTIFKKNSALHDGAVIIEQNRIACAGAFLPMTQNLDDARMGARHRAAIGISEESDSIVIVTSEETGEISVCYDGEITHPVKPIELKNLVTTILQKKDTGSEKHNSSSEEKTGER from the coding sequence TTGTTTTTTTTCAAGAACATATCTCTCTTTCCCCTCGGTAAAAACCCTTTTATTATCATCGTAGACGTAATCATCGTCAGCGTTTTAATCTATCAATTTTATACCACGATTCGAAGAACCAGAGGGATTCAACTTTTACTCGGGGTCGCTCTCATCTGGCTTCTCGGGATTTTTGCGAGTTACTTCGAACTCGAACTTCTGGATTGGATCATAGAAAACATCCGCCCGGCGCTCGTGTTCGCGATTATCGTTCTTCTTCAACCGGAACTTAGAAAGATCACGGCGGATCTTTCTCGGATGAAAATCTTTCAGCCCTTTCTTTTGAAACAGATGACCGACTTGGAAGAAATTTCCGAGGCCGTAAAGATCTTGGCGAAAAACAAAACCGGATCGCTCATCGCGATCGTCCGAGAAAACAGCCTGAAAGAAATCATCGATCAATCCGTACAGCTCGACGCGATCATTTCCACGAGTTTGCTTTTGACGATCTTCAAAAAAAATTCGGCGCTCCACGACGGAGCGGTCATCATAGAACAAAACAGAATCGCGTGCGCCGGTGCATTCTTACCCATGACTCAAAACTTGGACGACGCGAGAATGGGCGCAAGACACAGAGCGGCCATAGGAATTTCGGAAGAATCGGATTCGATCGTAATCGTAACCTCCGAGGAAACCGGAGAAATTTCGGTATGTTATGACGGTGAGATCACACATCCCGTAAAACCGATCGAGTTGAAAAACCTCGTAACTACGATCCTTCAGAAAAAAGATACCGGCTCCGAAAAACACAATTCTTCTTCGGAAGAAAAAACGGGTGAACGATGA
- a CDS encoding lytic transglycosylase domain-containing protein, protein MKKFALTSLLLFIFGNLYANDDLKYLIKSYSLQKIHRIFRDRNPGTESEVYALVRYHEEHPDGSRDKKFSYLVSLLKGRMVSSPGRQDLLEILNSPLPGNSVITRLSLWKLYEETVHRKILGKEELIGLLKKFPRENDPLSQNAISEIFKIYYEAGMIQECLDFAKSFSDREQAEIFSPMILYRYAKSLYKSGNTEKAESIFYSILEDPSVLSSVKKFILEDLQVWKGHTFYSSLTPERAALFLPHLDVSEKKHLISSRDLERVSFSKGEAFRNTARVLAAYEPEALPNFFRRNSGLAKSNPDFTAAMSRELTNQSFSGKALDLLNDANAEKNDEILYSYARAYKKQGNKDLYFRNLIDSLEKSPTNLIRQDELIDLLTGNHENFLGDAYWKDALRKIPDLPVKGRLVYWYLRFLKKNGRTEELNTWLKSYYKHIPGSYYTRVIREEFQDEISAFPLPSNPTWNKDSLFEYLSLTAGIPELSGKILGKDLDFATQAAAFQLGVRIDGAHSKIRGNRYLQSAKEYLEVGEMAYALSLVQRYKVQQGIGETEKEEILAALGEQTGTPYLTVFHTRALMKKEKLSDDVILLPSKLAGRIYPRPHRGLVASISQNVGIEEDIVYAIMRQESFFKENAISVSNARGLMQIMGPTGRELAKRMNLDSYSLFDPEVSIEMGARFLRYLVASNGNLQWASIAYNGGPGNLRKWKRNHYHGDFNHFLEELPIKEPRDYCRIVSSNYYNYQNLRKYKNL, encoded by the coding sequence ATGAAAAAATTCGCCCTAACCAGCCTACTCCTCTTCATTTTCGGCAACCTTTACGCAAACGATGATCTCAAATACCTGATCAAATCCTACAGTCTTCAAAAAATCCATCGTATTTTTCGGGATCGCAATCCCGGAACCGAATCCGAGGTCTACGCCCTGGTTCGGTATCACGAGGAACATCCGGACGGAAGCCGGGACAAAAAGTTTTCGTATCTGGTTTCTCTTCTCAAAGGGAGAATGGTTTCGTCTCCGGGACGTCAGGATCTTTTGGAAATCCTGAATTCTCCCCTGCCCGGAAACTCGGTCATCACAAGACTTTCACTCTGGAAACTCTATGAGGAAACGGTTCATAGAAAAATTCTCGGCAAGGAAGAATTGATCGGCCTGCTCAAGAAATTTCCGAGGGAAAACGATCCGCTCAGTCAAAACGCGATCTCCGAAATTTTTAAAATTTATTACGAAGCGGGAATGATCCAGGAATGTCTGGATTTCGCCAAAAGTTTTTCGGATCGGGAACAAGCCGAAATATTCTCCCCGATGATTTTGTATCGTTATGCGAAATCTCTTTATAAATCGGGGAACACCGAAAAAGCGGAATCGATCTTTTATTCGATCCTCGAAGATCCTTCCGTTCTTTCCTCGGTCAAAAAATTCATTCTCGAAGACCTTCAGGTTTGGAAAGGTCATACGTTTTATTCTTCCCTGACGCCGGAACGCGCCGCGCTTTTTCTTCCTCACTTGGACGTTTCCGAAAAAAAACATCTGATCTCTTCCAGAGATTTGGAACGGGTTTCCTTTTCCAAGGGAGAAGCCTTTCGAAATACGGCTCGCGTTTTAGCCGCGTACGAACCCGAGGCGCTTCCGAACTTTTTTAGAAGAAATTCGGGGCTTGCAAAGTCCAATCCCGATTTTACCGCGGCCATGTCGAGGGAACTTACGAATCAGAGTTTTTCCGGAAAGGCCCTCGATTTGTTAAACGACGCGAACGCGGAAAAAAACGACGAGATTCTTTACAGTTACGCAAGGGCTTATAAGAAACAGGGGAACAAAGATCTATATTTCAGAAATCTAATAGACTCTTTGGAAAAAAGTCCCACGAATTTAATACGACAAGACGAACTGATCGATCTTCTCACCGGAAACCACGAAAACTTTTTAGGAGACGCTTATTGGAAAGACGCTCTTCGAAAAATTCCGGATCTTCCGGTCAAAGGAAGACTTGTGTATTGGTATCTTCGTTTTTTGAAGAAGAACGGAAGAACCGAAGAACTCAACACCTGGCTCAAATCGTATTACAAACATATTCCGGGTTCTTATTATACGCGCGTAATCCGCGAAGAATTTCAAGACGAGATCTCCGCGTTTCCTCTTCCTTCCAATCCGACTTGGAACAAGGACAGCCTTTTCGAATATCTTTCCTTGACCGCGGGAATTCCCGAACTTTCGGGAAAGATTCTCGGAAAAGATTTGGACTTTGCGACTCAGGCCGCGGCGTTTCAACTGGGCGTTAGAATCGACGGCGCCCATTCTAAAATTCGAGGGAACCGTTATCTGCAATCGGCAAAGGAATATCTGGAAGTCGGCGAGATGGCCTACGCTCTTTCTTTGGTGCAGAGATATAAGGTTCAACAAGGAATCGGAGAAACCGAAAAGGAAGAAATTCTCGCGGCGCTCGGTGAACAAACCGGAACTCCCTATCTCACGGTCTTTCACACAAGAGCGCTGATGAAAAAAGAAAAACTCAGCGACGACGTCATTCTTCTTCCCTCCAAACTCGCGGGGAGAATTTATCCGAGACCACACAGAGGACTTGTCGCTTCCATTTCTCAAAACGTGGGAATCGAAGAGGACATCGTCTACGCGATCATGCGTCAGGAATCCTTCTTTAAGGAAAACGCGATCTCGGTTTCGAACGCGAGAGGTTTGATGCAGATCATGGGTCCCACCGGACGAGAACTCGCCAAAAGAATGAACCTGGATTCTTATTCTCTTTTTGATCCAGAGGTTTCGATCGAAATGGGCGCGCGGTTTTTGCGCTATCTAGTCGCATCCAACGGAAATCTTCAGTGGGCTTCGATCGCCTACAACGGTGGACCGGGAAATCTTCGCAAATGGAAACGAAATCATTACCACGGGGACTTCAATCATTTCTTGGAAGAACTCCCCATAAAGGAACCTAGGGATTATTGTAGAATCGTAAGTTCGAACTATTACAACTATCAGAACTTGCGGAAGTATAAGAATCTTTAA
- a CDS encoding helix-turn-helix transcriptional regulator — protein MYKSLYSTEAKIFCKNLIAARKDADLTQIQVAKLLGQPQSYISKIESGERRLDVIEFWRFFKIFGKPFEFYFQFDEKADSTDRKSKTLKAASGKRKKKQNRL, from the coding sequence TTGTATAAATCCCTCTATTCAACCGAAGCGAAAATTTTCTGTAAAAATTTAATCGCGGCAAGAAAGGACGCCGATCTGACTCAGATCCAAGTCGCGAAACTTTTAGGCCAACCGCAATCTTACATTTCCAAAATCGAATCCGGCGAACGCCGTCTGGACGTAATCGAGTTCTGGAGATTTTTTAAAATCTTCGGAAAACCTTTCGAATTTTATTTTCAGTTTGATGAAAAGGCCGATTCCACGGATCGAAAATCAAAAACTCTCAAGGCCGCGAGCGGCAAACGAAAGAAAAAACAGAATCGTCTTTGA
- the dapA gene encoding 4-hydroxy-tetrahydrodipicolinate synthase, with protein MFQGVYTAIITPFKNGKIDYDSYFKLLEKQIKAEVNGVVPCGTTGESPTLSHSEHAELIRETVKAVKGRIQVVAGTGSNSTREAIELTEAACKDGVDGILSVNPYYNKPTQEGLFQHFKEIAEHSSVPVMLYNIPGRTGVNVLPETVLRLSEVKHIRSMKEATGDLGQMSKLISLVGHKMTVLSGDDNLTLPLMAVGGVGVVSVVSNLFPKALVQLVNAFHAGNLAEAKRIHYDFIDIFSLAFMETNPIPIKAAMSWFGHCSPEIRLPMTPLSQNETSAKFKKILEGLISKGYE; from the coding sequence ATGTTCCAGGGCGTTTACACAGCAATCATCACACCTTTCAAAAACGGAAAAATCGACTACGACAGTTATTTCAAGCTTCTGGAAAAACAAATCAAGGCCGAGGTCAACGGAGTTGTTCCTTGTGGGACAACGGGAGAATCTCCGACGCTTTCCCATTCCGAACACGCGGAACTGATCCGCGAAACCGTGAAGGCCGTCAAAGGTCGGATTCAAGTTGTGGCGGGAACGGGTTCTAATTCGACAAGAGAAGCGATCGAACTCACGGAAGCCGCGTGTAAGGACGGGGTGGACGGAATTCTTTCCGTGAATCCGTACTACAACAAACCGACTCAAGAAGGACTTTTTCAACATTTCAAAGAAATCGCGGAACATTCTTCCGTGCCCGTGATGCTTTATAACATTCCGGGAAGAACCGGCGTGAATGTTCTTCCCGAAACCGTACTTAGACTCAGCGAAGTAAAACACATTCGTTCGATGAAGGAAGCGACCGGGGATTTGGGTCAGATGTCCAAACTCATTTCACTCGTGGGTCACAAGATGACCGTTCTTTCCGGGGACGACAATTTAACCCTTCCTCTTATGGCCGTCGGTGGAGTGGGGGTTGTGTCGGTGGTTTCCAATTTATTTCCGAAGGCGCTTGTACAACTTGTCAACGCGTTTCATGCAGGTAATCTCGCGGAAGCCAAAAGAATTCATTACGATTTTATCGACATATTTTCGCTCGCGTTTATGGAAACCAATCCGATTCCGATCAAGGCCGCGATGAGTTGGTTCGGACATTGTTCTCCCGAAATTCGTCTTCCGATGACTCCACTTTCGCAGAATGAAACGAGCGCGAAATTTAAAAAGATCCTCGAAGGTCTGATCTCAAAAGGATACGAATAA
- a CDS encoding sugar phosphotransferase yields the protein MEPISHFWNPGILSVLLFFITAILSWIYLRSETFGISDVSNERSMHVGTTKKSGGIWIFLGVFSIALVWFGGFENAEEKTIFFFAGLLFFFVIGLADDLLSLGAGIRLLLEIVFLIFFFLYVPVNFTLLGFKLDAIPGLSTAVLIVYVLFVVNVCNFMDGLDTYLVSHFLLGVFAFSFLFHSYLPTFYIWICAGLFGFLIFNLPKAHLFMGDSGSLPLGYAIAVLPLLYVDEKNWVQFEISSAFFLLPVFFVDGVITILLRLKDRENILKAHRRHLYQLVAVKTPRKGLVSIAFTLGNLPAMIFFGLHRAAGIPGSVVFWICLGVYVVAYFVIWKRVKIRS from the coding sequence GTGGAACCAATCTCTCATTTCTGGAATCCGGGAATTCTTTCCGTTCTTTTGTTCTTCATCACGGCGATTTTGTCCTGGATTTATCTCAGGTCGGAAACGTTCGGCATCAGCGACGTCTCGAACGAACGAAGTATGCACGTCGGAACTACGAAAAAGTCCGGAGGGATCTGGATCTTTCTCGGAGTTTTTTCGATCGCCCTTGTTTGGTTTGGCGGTTTCGAGAATGCGGAAGAAAAAACGATCTTCTTTTTTGCGGGTCTTCTTTTCTTTTTCGTAATCGGTCTCGCGGACGATCTTCTTTCTCTCGGGGCGGGAATCCGTTTGCTTTTAGAAATCGTCTTTTTGATTTTTTTCTTTTTGTATGTTCCGGTGAATTTCACTTTGCTCGGGTTCAAACTCGACGCAATTCCGGGTCTTTCCACGGCGGTTCTGATCGTCTACGTTTTGTTTGTCGTAAACGTCTGCAATTTTATGGACGGACTCGATACGTATCTCGTTTCTCATTTTTTACTCGGCGTATTTGCGTTTTCGTTTTTGTTTCATTCTTACCTTCCGACGTTTTACATCTGGATCTGCGCCGGACTTTTCGGATTTTTGATTTTCAATCTTCCCAAGGCCCATCTGTTTATGGGAGATTCCGGATCCTTGCCCTTGGGTTATGCGATCGCGGTGCTTCCGCTTTTGTATGTCGATGAAAAGAATTGGGTTCAGTTCGAAATCAGCTCCGCTTTCTTTTTGCTTCCCGTGTTTTTTGTCGACGGTGTGATTACGATTCTTCTGCGTTTAAAGGATCGGGAGAATATTTTGAAAGCGCACAGAAGACATTTGTATCAGCTCGTCGCGGTGAAGACGCCGCGCAAAGGATTGGTTTCAATCGCGTTCACGTTAGGCAATCTTCCGGCGATGATTTTTTTCGGTCTTCACAGGGCCGCGGGAATTCCGGGAAGTGTTGTGTTCTGGATTTGTTTGGGAGTTTACGTCGTGGCGTATTTCGTGATTTGGAAACGAGTCAAAATTCGTTCTTAG